In a genomic window of Xenopus laevis strain J_2021 chromosome 5S, Xenopus_laevis_v10.1, whole genome shotgun sequence:
- the trim50.S gene encoding E3 ubiquitin-protein ligase TRIM50 codes for MASNIRLPILENQLTCPICLEVFKEPLMLQCGHSYCKECLWGLMTESSIQLLCPVCRQVVDCSSSPPNVTVKHLIETLQKLNEEQTTAESCPSHHNPLSLYCEQDQKIICGLCGTIGEHRQHQITPLTSVYSRMKEEVSALITEVQRVRKSLEENICKLINNKTRITNESDVFQRLIRKEFRELQRYIAEEEAHFLQSVAKKAADIISSIEAQLQNKNEILNKVQARERELKNLGNENHLLFIRNYSVVTSSSQVPSPGSGDASYNAVSFKPGFRQDDIKLTVWKRLHRRVLPAPEILKLDPLTAHPFLELSKGDTIVKCRSLGSRRSSSPESFDCSSCVLAIRGFSTGKHYWEVIVGTKPKWRIGVVKGTVSRKGKMIRTPEAGAWLLGLKEGRIYEAFTTPSVCLPINNRPQRIGIFLDYEKGELIFYNADSRDELIPLYTFQTEFQGKLYPVLDVCWQERGSHPQPLILPQV; via the exons ATGGCTAGTAATATTAGGCTGCCCATTTTGGAGAACCAGTTGACATGCCCCATTTGCCTAGAAGTGTTCAAGGAACCTTTGATGTTACAGTGTGGACATTCCTACTGCAAGGAGTGTTTGTGGGGTCTGATGACCGAATCCAGCATTCAGCTGTTATGCCCTGTGTGCCGACAGGTGGTGGACTGTAGTTCCTCTCCACCCAATGTGACTGTTAAACATCTCATTGAGACTCTGCAGAAGCTAAATGAGGAACaaactacagcagaatcctgcccAAGTCACCATAATCCATTGAGTTTGTATTGTGAGCAAGACCAGAAGATCATATGTGGCCTCTGTGGTACTATTGGTGAACATCGCCAGCACCAAATCACACCGCTCACCAGTGTATACAGCAGAATGaag GAGGAGGTGTCTGCCTTGATTACTGAGGTACAAAGAGTGAGGAAAAGCTTGGAGGAAAATATCTGCAAACTCATTAACAACAAGACTCGCATTACA AACGAGTCAGATGTGTTCCAACGTCTGATCCGTAAAGAGTTCCGGGAGCTACAGAGATACATTGCAGAAGAAGAGGCTCATTTCCTACAGTCAGTAGCCAAGAAGGCTGCAGATATCATCAGCTCCATTGAAGCACAGCTTCAAAACAAAAATGAGATCCTAAACAAGGTGCAAGCGAGGGAGAGGGAGCTGAAAAATCTTGGAAATGAGAATCACCTGCTGTTCATTCGG AACTATTCCGTGGTGACTTCCAG TTCCCAGGTCCCTTCTCCTGGCAGTGGTGATGCATCATACAATGCAGTCTCTTTTAAGCCTGGGTTCCGACAAGATGACATCAAGCTCACGGTATGGAAGAGGCTACACAGAAGGGTTTTACCTG CTCCGGAAATCTTGAAGCTGGACCCCCTTACTGCACATCCTTTTTTGGAGTTGTCTAAGGGAGACACCATAGTGAAGTGTCGTTCTCTTGGTAGTCGTCGAAGCAGCAGTCCTGAAAGCTTTGACTGTAGTAGCTGTGTTCTTGCAATACGTGGATTCTCCACAGGCAAACATTACTGGGAAGTAATTGTTGGGACCAAACCAAAGTGGAGAATTGGTGTTGTCAAGGGCACAGTTAGTCGTAAAGGTAAAATGATCCGCACACCAGAGGCAGGAGCATGGTTACTTGGGCTGAAAGAGGGCCGAATATATGAAGCATTCACCACTCCAAGTGTTTGTTTGCCCATTAACAACCGGCCCCAGCGAATTGGTATCTTTCTGGATTATGAAAAAGGGGAACTGATATTCTACAATGCTGACAGTCGAGATGAGCTTATACCATTATATACATTTCAAACAGAGTTCCAAGGGAAGCTATATCCTGTCCTTGATGTATGTTGGCAAGAAAGGGGTTCCCATCCCCAACCACTTATATTGCCCCAAGTTTAA
- the mpc1.S gene encoding mitochondrial pyruvate carrier 1 S homeolog: MAGVLARKAVDYVKSKDFRDYLMSTHFWGPVANWGLPIAAINDMKKSPEIISGRMTFALTCYSLMFMRFAYKVQPRNWLLFACHLTNECAQLIQGGRLIKHKLSQKEAEDK; encoded by the exons ATGGCAGGAGTACTGGCCCGAAAAGCTGTCGACTATGTCAAGAGCAAAGACTTTAGAGACTATCTTATGAG CACG CATTTTTGGGGTCCAGTGGCCAATTGGGGACTTCCTATTGCTGCTATCAATGACATGAAAAAGTCACCAGAGATCATAAGTGGACGCATGACATTTG CCCTTACCTGTTACTCCTTGATGTTTATGAGGTTTGCATATAAGGTGCAACCTAGAAACTGGCTACTCTTTGCTTGCCATTTAACTAATGAATGTGCTCAGCTTATTCAGGGAGGACGACTGATAAAACATAA ATTATCTCAAAAAGAAGCTGAAGATAAATGA
- the mpc1.S gene encoding mitochondrial pyruvate carrier 1 S homeolog isoform X1, whose product MAGVLARKAVDYVKSKDFRDYLMSTHFWGPVANWGLPIAAINDMKKSPEIISGRMTFALTCYSLMFMRFAYKVQPRNWLLFACHLTNECAQLIQGGRLIKHK is encoded by the exons ATGGCAGGAGTACTGGCCCGAAAAGCTGTCGACTATGTCAAGAGCAAAGACTTTAGAGACTATCTTATGAG CACG CATTTTTGGGGTCCAGTGGCCAATTGGGGACTTCCTATTGCTGCTATCAATGACATGAAAAAGTCACCAGAGATCATAAGTGGACGCATGACATTTG CCCTTACCTGTTACTCCTTGATGTTTATGAGGTTTGCATATAAGGTGCAACCTAGAAACTGGCTACTCTTTGCTTGCCATTTAACTAATGAATGTGCTCAGCTTATTCAGGGAGGACGACTGATAAAACATAAGTAA